The nucleotide sequence CGGCGTCGCCTACTGAACCACGCCGGCCGGCGGCGATCCGCCCTGAGCAGAACGTCGCGCCCGAGCGCCTCCCGTGTGGCTGACTGGGGTGACGACGAGAAAGGCGGCAGGATGCGCGGAGTCGTGTTCGTCCACGGAGCCCTGGTGCGCGACGGCGAGTGGTGGTGGCGCCCCGTCGCCGAGCGGCTCGAGGCGGAGGGTGGGGTGACTAGCCGAGCGGTGCTGCTGCCGTCGTGCGGCGAGACCGCGGCTCCTGCGGGCTCGGCAGGCCTCGCAGACGACGCCGCGGCGCTGCGCGACACGCTCGACGAGTTCGACGAAGCGGTCGTCGTCGGGCACTCGTACGGCGGCACCGTGATCGCCGAGGGGGCCGACCACCCGGCCGTGAGGCACCTCGTCTACATCAGCTCGTATCTGCCCGACACCGGCGAGGCGCAGGGCGGGATCATGGCCGACGAGCCCGACCCGGTGCGGGTCGCGATGACGGAAGACGGTTGTGTGCGCGTCGACGGGTTGGACGAGGCGGCGTTCGCGGCTCGGTTTCTGAACGACGTGCCGGACGAGTCCGTGCCGGCCGAGGCGTGGAGTCGGGTCGTGCCCCAGGGCTTCGGCGCGTTCGCGACGCCGACGACCGGCGCGGCGTGGCAGGGCCGGGAGTCGACGGCGCTCGTCTGCCTCGACGACATGGGCACCTCGGTCGGTCTGCAACGTCGGCACGCGGCGCGGGCGACCCACGCCGTCGAGCTGCCGACCGGGCACCACCCGTTCCTGTCGCGGCCCGACCTCGTCGCGAGCGAGCTCTCGCGGATCCTGCGGTCGCTCTGAACGACGGGCGCCGGACGACGGACAACGGGCGACGGCAGACAGGCGACGGCCGCGCCGAAGGGTGTACCACCAGGGCATCCCTCGACGGGCGCGGCGCTCGTAGTGTCGAGGCATGACACCCAGCCCCCTCGCCTCGACCGACCCCGAGTTCTGGTCGTTCTACAGCGCGTTCGCCTTCGGCGACATCCTCGAGCACTCCTCGCTCGACGAGCACGACCGGCTCGTCTACCAGCTGGCCGCCACGATCTCGGTCGGCGCCGTCTCGGAGTTCCGCGCCCTCCTCGAGCTCGCGCTCGACTCGGGCGTCACACCCGTCGAGGTCAAGGAGGTCGCCTACCAGGCGGTCGCCTACGTCGGCATCGCCCGCGTCGTCGACTTCCTCTTCGCGATCAACCAGGAGCTCGCCGCACGCGGCATCGACCTCCCGCTGCCCGGCCAGTCCAAGACCACGCCCGACACCCGAGCCGAGCTCGGCCTGGCGAAGCAGGGGGAGATCGTCGGCGCCGAGAGGCTCGCCGGGATGCGGTCCGCGGCTCCTGCCGATGCGATGCACTTCCAGGAGTTCCTGGCCGCCAACTGCTTCGGCGACTACTACACGCGCACCGGGTTCGGCGTGCGGCAGCGCGAGCTCATCACGTTCGCACTGCTCGTCGCGCTCGGCGGCGCCGACGCCCAGGTGCGCGGTCACGTCACGGCGAACGTGAACGTCGGCAACACGCGGCAGAACCTGCTCGACGTGCTGACCGTGCTCGTGCCGTACATCGGCTACCCCCGCACCCTGAACGGCCTCGCCGCCGTCAACGAGGTCGCACCCGCCTCGACGAAGGAGTCCTGATGAAGACACGCACTCTCGGCCCGAACCGCCTCGAGGTCTCCGCCGTCGGCCTCGGCTGCATGACGATGACGGGTGGATACGGCCAGGACCCCGACCGCGGCGAGATGCTCGGGCTCCTGCGCTCCGCTCTCGACCTGGGCGTGACGTTCTTCGACACCGCCGAGATCTACGGGCTGCACGCGAACGAGGAGCTGGTCGGCGAGGGCCTCGCCGCGGACCTCGACCGGGTGGTGATCGCGACGAAGTTCGCCAACCACATCGACCCCGACACGCGCCGGGTCACCGGCCGGATGCTGCGCCCCGACGAGGTCGCCACGGCGGTCGAGGGCTCGCTCACGCGCCTGGGCGTCGACGCGATCGACCTCTACTACCAGCACCGCGTCAACCCGGACTACCCGATCGAGGAGTTCGCCGGAGCCGTCGGCGACCTGATCCGCGCCGGCAAGGTGAAGAACTACGGCATGTCGGAGGCCGCCGCCGACACGATCCGCCGTGCGCACGCGGTCACACCCGTGGCCGCCGTGCAGAGCGAGTACTCGCTCTGGTGGCGGCGCCCCGAGGAGGGCGTGCTCGACGCGTGCCGTGAGCTCGGCATCGGCTTCGTGCCGTTCAGTCCGCTCGGCAAGGGATTCCTCACCGGCACGATCGACGCGTCGCGCACCTTCGAGCCGGGCGCCGACCTGCGAGCCAGCATCCCGCGCTTCGAGCCGGCGGCGCTCGAGCAGAACGTCGCGCTCGTCGACGGGGTGCGGGCGATCGCCTCCGAGAGAGGTGCGACGCCCGGCCAGGTCGCGCTCGCGTGGCTTCTGACGCAGGAGCCATGGATCGTCCCGATCCCGGGCACGACCAAGCTCGCTCGCGTCGAGGAGAACAGCGCCGCTGCCGATCTCGAGCTCACCGCCGACGAGGTGGCTCGGCTGACCGCGCTCTCGGACTCGATCGAGATCGTCGGCGGGCGCTACCCGGACTTCCTCGAGGCGCAGACGAACCTCTGACCGCCCGGGCCGCACGCGACTCTAGCCGCGGCGCGCCGGCAGGAGGATACTGCCGTGCAACGCCGCGTGAGGCGCGGCCCGGGAGGCCGGCATGGAGACCCCGTTCGACAGCGACTACGTCGACGTGCTCATCGTCGGCGCCGGGGCGTCCGGCATCGGTGCGGCGTGCCTCCTGCAGCGCGAGCTGCCCGGCAAGACGTGGGCGATCGTCGAGGCGCGCGAGCGCAGCGGCGGCACCTGGGACCTCTTCCGCTACCCCGGCGTCCGCAGCGACTCCGACATGTTCACGCTGAGCTACTCGTTCCGCCCGTGGCTGCGCCCGGAGTCGATGGCCTAGGGCGCCGACATCCTCGACTACGTCCGCGAGACCGCCGACGAGTTCGACGTCACCGACCGGATCCGCTTCGGGCACCGGGTGCTCCGAGCCGCCTGGTCGAGTGACGACGCGGTGTGGCGCACGACGGTCGTGCCTCCCGGCGGCGACGAGCGGACCCTCACGTCCTCGTTCCTCTACGTCTGCAGCGGCTACTACGACTACGACGAGCCCTACGACGCCCACCTGTCCGGGCTCGCCGACTTCGCCGGCGACGTCCTGCACCCGCAGCACTGGCCCGACGGCTACGACGTCGGCGGCCGCCGCGTGGTCGTCGTCGGCAGCGGGGCGACCGCGGTGAGCATGGTCCCCGAGCTCACGCGCACGGCCCGCAGCGTCGTGATGCTCCAGCGCACGCCGTCGTTCGTGCTGTCTCTGCCGCGGGTCGACCCCACCTCGGACGCCCTCCGCGCGCTCCTGCCGCCTCAGGCCGCGCATCGCGCGAATCGCACCAAGAACGCCCTCGTCGCCTTCGGCATCTACCAGGCCTGCCGCCGTGCGCCCGGGCTGGCCCGCCGGGCGCTCACCGGGCTCGCCGGGCGGGCCCTGCCGCCGGGCGCCGACGCCGGCACCCTCTTCGACCCGCCGTATGAGCCGTGGGACCAGCGGCTGTGCATGGTGCCCGACAACGACCTCTTCGAGGCGGTGGGCGCAGGAGCCGAGATCGTCACCGACACCATCGACACCTTCACGCGCACGGGCATCCGTCTGACGTCGGGCCGCGTGCTCGAGGCCGATGCCATCGTCACGGCCACCGGTCTCGCCGTGAAGCCTGCGGGCGGCATCGCCGTCGAGGTCGACGGGGCGCCGGTGGACATCGGCGAGACCTGGTTCTTCCGCGGGGTGCTCGTGAGCGGACTGCCGAACTTCGGGCTGTGCGTCGGCTACACGAACTCGACCTGGACGCTGCGGGCGGAGTTGTCGACGAGGTTCGTGTGCCGGCTCCTGAAGCATCTGGACCGGCATGGGCTGACCGTCGCCGTGCCCGACGCGCCGCCCGAGGGCGAGCCGCCGCTGCCCCTGCTCGACCTCACGTCGGGGTACCTCGCTCGCTCAGCGCACCTCCTGCCGAGGCGGGCGGCTTCGGCGCCGTGGAACCTGACGCAGAACTACCTCCGCGACAGTTTCGACGCCGTCGCGGTGCCGGTCGGTCGCGGGCTGACGTTCGCGCGGACGCCGGTGAGGCCGCGGGGCGCCGGGCAGCGCGAGACGGTCGGCGCCTGACGGTCGACCCCTGACGGTCAGCCCCTGACGGTCAGTGGCTGAGAGCTCCGAGGGCCCGCACGATGCCCGCGAGATCGTCCGACGGCAGCACTCCGAAGAACGCCGCGTCGGCGGCCTCGACGGCACCGTTCGCCTGGTTCGCGAGCGCCACGCCCCGCTCGGTCGGCTCGAGCGCGACTGCCCGACCGTCGCCCGGATGCTTCGCACGGGTGACGAGCCCCTTCGCCTCGAGCGCCCGGACCACCTGCGACGTCATCATCACGTCGGTGCCCGCGTGGGCGGCGAGGTCGCGCTGCGTCACCGGGGCGGCCACGCCGTCGAGGTCGGGCGCACGGTCGAGATACGCCAGCGACGCCAGCAGCACGAACTGCACGTGCGTCAGGTCGAACGGCGCGAGAGCGGCCCTGATCTGGCGCTGCCACACGTTCGTGACGCGCCAGAGGGCGAGGCCGGGGCTGCCGGCCGACTCCGGGAAGGCGGTCTCAAAGCGGGCCATCACGCCTCGGCCGGCGCGACGGCGGCGGGGCTCTCGCTCGAGTCGGTCAGCGGGGCGCCGTGCTCGGCGGCCGCGAACAGCTCCGCCAGGGCGGCGGGGAAGTCGGCGCTGATCTGCGGGCCGAGTTCGGGCGCGACGCTGTCGGATCCTGCGCCGTCGATGACGAGGGTGTGGGTGACAGTCGTGCCGCCGCCGGGCAGGGGTGCGAGGTCGTGCCGGAAGGCGAGGGTGATGTCGCCGTAGACGGTGACGTCGGCGTAGACGCGCTCAGGTTCGACGTGGGTGATGGTGGACTCCATGGGATCCTGCCCCTGCGGAGTCACGGTGAGCGTGGTGCCGACGGCGAACGGGCCGTGCAGCTCGAACGTGTCGGACTCGGGGCCGATCTTCGTGCCCGAGTGCAGCGCCTCGATCATCGCCCACACAGCGGCGGGTGAGGCGGTGGTGGTGCCGGTGTGCGAGGTGGTCCACATGGTGTTCTCCCATCAACTAATAAGTGCGCTTACTATATGACGGGCGTTCGGCCGCGGTCAAGAGAGCGAAGGCCCCTTACCGACACTTTCTATCGAAAGTGTCGGTAAGGGCGCGGGGTCAGGCGGCAGGAGCCGGCGCGGCCGCGTTCACGAGAGGGATGACGCGCCGCCCGAACGTCTCGACGTCGGTGGTGAAGTCCGGGAACGACAGCACCGTCCGCCCCACCCCGCCGTCGGACTCGAGGTGGCGGAAGAACGCCGCCACCCGCTCGTACGACCCCACGAGGTGCGGGTGGAAGAGCGCCGGGTGGTACACGATCGCCGCCCGATCCTCGGGGAAGACCACCTCGGGGATGTCGTGCGTCAGCCCGTTGAGCCGGTTCGACGCGGTGCCGACGGTGTCGGCCTGCCCGGCGACGATGAGGCCCTGCGCGTTGTCGAAGTCGACCTCGCGGCAGATCTCGTAGAACTGCTCGATGGCCGCGTCGTCGGTCTCGGCCGCGATGACGCCGTAGAGCGCGGCGCTGTCGACGTTCCTGCCGGTCTCGGCGGTCGCTGAGAGCAGCCCGGCGCGCGCCGCCTTCACCTCCTCGTAGGTGCCCTGCACGAAGTTGAAGTCGGCGTAGGCCGCGGTGATCGCCTGCGACTTCGCCGACAGGCCGGGCACGACGATCCGCACGCCGTGGGCCGGGCGGGGCTGCACGAGGCTGTCGTCGAGCTGGAAGAACTCGCTCTTCCGGTTCGAGCGGCCGGTGGCCCACAGCTCGAGCAGGATCCGGATGTACTCGCGGCTGTAGTCGTACCGCGACTCCATGTAGCCCTCGGGCCACAGCCCCATCTGGGCGTACTCGGCCTTGTTCCAGCCGGCGACGACGTTGAGCACGAAGCGCCCGCCCGACGCGTCGTCGTAGGTCGCGGCCATGCGCGCGGCCATCGACGGGTGGAGGGTCGGGGCCGCCACGGAGCCCCAGATCTCGAGGGTCTTCGTCTCGGGGATCAGGAGCCCGGAGAGACCCATCGGGTCGAGGCTCTGATCCCAGAACCCGTCGCCGTTGCCGTAGCCGCGGAGCTTCGACATGTTGAGCAGGAACGTGTAGCCGGTCTCCTCCGCCACGTGGGCGATGTCGGTGTTCATCGCCACGGTCGGCGTGAAGGAGGGGACGGCCTTGGAGAGGATGTAGCCGTCGTTGGTCGTGGGCATGAAGATGCCGAAGTGCATGGGGTGCCTTTCCTGGCGGGTGAGGGGGGTCGGGGGAGGAAAGGCGGTTCAGGTGCCGTGGGCGATCTGCCCGGTGCCCCAGGCCAGGTGCGCGCACGCCGACGGCAGCGTCGTCGGGTCGCCCGGTCGGGTGTTCATGGTGTGAACATAACGAGCGTACGTTTCGACGCTGTTTCGCCAGCGCGAAAGTCGGGTTTCAGCTTCCGAGCGGCAGCTTCGCCCGAGCGCGACGCCACCGCGGCTCGAACACCGCCCGGTTGAGCAGGCGCACGGGTGCGGGGATGCGGCGGGTGAGCATCATGTACCGCGTCGACGGCTCGGCGTACGACAGCATCCTCGGCAGGAGGTCGGCCATCTCGCGGGCGCCGAGCCCCTTCACCATGTCCTGCTCGAGGCGCGCCCATGCGGCGGGGGAGAGCCGCGTGGCGAAGAGCGGCGCCACCAGGGACTCCTCGCGCTCGAGGTGCTCGCCGACGATGCGCCCCAGCTCGTCGAGCTGGCGCACGAGCGCCGATCTCTGCGCATCGAAGTCGGCGGCGTGGACGAGCGACGGCAGGTCGCGCGTCCGCTCGTCGACGGCGGCGAGTGTCCGCAGCACGGCGCTGTGATCGGCCTCCAGCTCGGCGAGGGCAGACGCCGCCTCGGGCGCGAGGGTGCGCAGCTGCGGCCAGATGCGGTGGTCCTCCGACTGCATGTGGTGCACGAGCGACGCCGAGAACGACGCCCACCACTTCGCCAGCGCCCACGCGGCCTGCGTGTCATCGCGCCGGAGCGCCAGCAGCTGGGCGCTCTGGTCACGGATCTCGCCGCGGATCTGGTCGTGCACGAGCATCCAGCCGCGCACGTCGTTGTCATCGGCCCGCGTCTGCTCGACCATGTCGCCTCCCCGGCGAAGGCCTTCGGGTGCCTCCGCCTGGCACGGACGCTAACGGCGCCGCCACGTCATGCCAATACGCACAATCGCGTAGACGTGGCACCGTGGTGCGACGACCGTGGGAGGGGTCAGGCGGTCGCGCGCAGCTCGTCGATGACGCTCTGCAGCTGCGCGGCGGCCGCTGCGTCAGCGGCATCGGCATCGCCGGCGACGACGGCGTCGATGATGCTCAGGAGCTGAGGCAGCGACTGAGCGGGCCGCCCCGGCCGCATCGCCAGGCGGAACTGGAAGCGCACGACCTGCACGTTCAGCCGCTCCAGCTGCCTCGCCGCCACGACCTGCCCGCTGTACTCGATCACGAGGTCGTGCAGCCGTCGGTTGAGCGTCGAGTACGTCTCGACGGCGCCCTGCGCGACGGCCTCGCGGAGGCCGTCGCCCACCGCCACGAGTGCGGCGCGCTGGGAGGGCGTCGCGAGGACTGCGGCCTTCCGCGCGCACAGCCGCTCCAGGGCCGACCGGCACTCGGTGATCTGCACGGCCTCGTCGACGCTGACCACGCGGATGCGGGCGCCCCGGTGCGGCACGAGCTCGACGACGTCGTCGGCGGCGAGGTCCGAGAGGGCCTCGCGGGCCGAGTTGCGGGTCACGCCGTACTGGTCCGCCAGATCCTGCTCGACCAGTCGCTGGCCGGGGACGAGCTCGCCGGCCCAGAGAGCTCGTCGGATCGCATCGGCCACGTGCGTGCGGCCGGCGGCGCCCTTGATCGCGGTGATGGTCACGTCGGCTCCTGTCTCGTCCTGGTCATTCTGGCACGCGGCCGAAAAAATTCACGAAAAAATCGCTGACAAGATTGTCAACAATGTCGTCAACGAGTACCGTGGGTCGCATCGAGCGGCAAGGAGGCCCGGATGATCATCGACTGCCACGGTCACTACACGACGGCGCCGACTGCGCTGGGCGACTGGCGCGATCGTCAGATCGCCTCGCTCGAGCGCGGGGAGACCGCACCTGACCCGCGGTCTCTCCGCATCTCCGACGACGAGATCCGCGAGTCGATCGAGGCGAACCAGCTTCGCCAGATGGATGCGCGCGGCATCGACGTCACCGTCTTCTCGCCCCGCGCCTCGTTCATGGCCCACCACGTCGGCGGCTTCGAGACCTCGAGCGTCTGGGCGGCGATCTGCAACGACCTCTGCGCCCGCGTCGTCGCGCTCTACCCGACGAGGTTCGCCCTCGGCGCCATGCTGCCGCAGTCGCCCGGGGTCGACCCGGCGACCTGCCTGCCCGAGCTGGACCGCGCCGTCACCGAGCTGGGCGCCGTCGCCGTGAACCTCAACCCCGACCCGTCGGGCGGGCACTGGACGTCGCCGCCGCTCACCGATCGCTCGTGGTACCCGCTCTACGAGCGCCTGGTCGAGCTCGACGTGCCCGCGATGGTGCACGTGTCGACGAGCGTGAACCCCGCCTTCCACACCACCGGTGCGCACTACCTCAACGCCGACACGACCGCGTTCATGCAGCTCGTCGAGGGCGACCTGTTCCGCGACTTCCCGACCCTCCGCCTCGTGATCCCGCACGGCGGCGGGGCGGTGCCGTACCACTGGGGCCGGTTCCGCGGGCTCGCTCAGGCTCTGGGGAAGCAGGAGCTGCGGGAGCACCTGCTGGGCAACGTGTTCTTCGACACCTGCGTCTACCACCAGCCCGGCATCGACCTGCTCCTCGACGTGATCGGGCACGAGAACGTGCTCTTCGCCTCCGAGATGATCGGCGCCGTGCGCGGCGTCGACCCCGACACCGGCCACCACTTCGACGACACGCGACGCTACGTCGAGGCGGCGGACCTCTCGCCGGAGGAGCTCGAGGCGATCGAGTCCGGAAACGCGCTGCGGGTCTACCCGAGGCTCGCGGCGGCACTTCAGAAGGAGACGGCATGAACGACATCGGAGTGGTCCGCACCAGGATCACGCGCACCGACCCCGCGCTCGTCGACCGCCTGGCCGCGCTCGACGTGGCCACGGTCCACGAGGCGATGGGGCGCCGAGGGCTCATGCGGCCGTACCTGCGGCCGGTGTACCCGGGGGCGAGGCTCTGCGGGACGGCGGTCACCGTGCTCCTGCAGCCCGGAGACAACTGGATGATGCACGTCGCGGCCGAGCAGGTGCGCCCGGGCGACGTGGTCGTCGCGGCGTGCACGACGGAGTCGGAGGACGGCTTCTTCGGCGAGCTGCTCGCCACGAGCATGCGGGCTCACGGCGCGACCGGGCTCGTCGTCGACGGAGGCTGCCGCGACGTCGCCGAGCTCGAGGCCATGGACTTCCCGGTGTTCAGCCGCGCCGTCCACGCCAAGGGCACGGTCAAGGCGACGCTCGGCTCGGTCAACGTGCCGGTGGTCTGCGGCAACGCCCTGGTGCATCCGGGCGACGTCGTGCTCGCCGACGCCGACGGGGTCGTCGTGATCCCGCGGGCCGAGGCCGCAGCCGTCGCCGACGCTGGCGAGAAGCGGCGCGACGACGAGGTCGGCAAGCGCGCCCGCCTCGCCGCCAGCGAGCTCGGCCTCGACATCTACTCCATGCGCGGCCCCCTCGAGGCTGCGGGACTCCGCTACATCGACGATCCGGAGGATCACGAATGACGACCTTCACCGACGCGCACACGCACGTCATCTCGACCGATTTCGACGCCTACCCGCGCGACCCGATCGGCGGAAAGCAGTCGACCTGGTCCGAGGAGCACCCCGTCGACGTCGACGGCCTCCTCGCCGCCATGGACGCGGCCGGCGTCGCCCAGGCCGTCGCAGTCCAGGCCTCGACCGTCTACGGCCACGACAACCGCTACCTCGCAGCCTCTGTCGCGGCCCACCGCGACCGCCTCGTCGGCGTCTACTCGCTCGACGCGATGGCCCCCGACGCGGTCGCCACGATCCAGCGCTGGCAGGAGGCGGGCCTGAACGGCTTCCGCCTCTTCACCACCGGCACGACGATGCCCGGCCAGGCCGACTGGCTGGGCCACCCCGACTCGTACCCGGCGTGGGCGTACGCCGAAGAGCACGGAATCCCGGTCTGCCTCCAGATGACGATCGACGGCATCCCCGCCCTCCAGAAGACCCTCGAGAGGTACCCAGGATCGCGAGTGGTTCTCGACCACTGCGCCCGCCCCGACCTCTCCGACGGAGCCCCGTACCGCACGTCGCACGGCCTGTTCGACCTCGCGGCCTTCGACGGCGTCCACCTGAAGCTGACCCACCGCGCGATCGGCGCCGCTGCGAAGGGGGCCTCGACCGTCGAGGCGTTCCTCGACGCGCTGCTGTCGACCTACGGGTCGTCGAGGCTCATGTGGGGCTCGAACTTCCCGGCCGCCGACGGCTCGCTCGCGTCGCTCGTCAAGGAGGGGCGCGAGTCGCTCGCCTTCCTCGACGACGCCGATGCCGCGAACGTCTTCGGCGGCACGGTGCGGCGCTTCTACGCGATGGCGGAGGCGAGCGCGAATGTCTGAGTCGAGAGACGAGTCGCCGATCCTGCGGATGGCGCTCGGGAAGCACGAGATCGCCCGCCTGCTGCGCGACCGCGAGATCACCGACCCGGGTGTGCGCTTCGACTTCGCCGACGTCGAGCCGATCCACAGGGCGTTCGCGCCGATGGTGCGCGAGCAGGCGTTCGACGTGTCGGAGCTCGCCATCGTCACGGCCCTCCAGGCGATCGCCTACGACCACCCGATCGCGCTGCTGCCGGTCGTCGTGGCGGGGCGCTTCCAGCGCAAGTGCCTCATCTCGCACGCGTCGAACCCGATCCGCGACGCCCGAGAGCTCGTCGGGAAGACCGTCGGGGTGCGGTCGTACACGCAGACGACGGGCTTCTGGATCCGGTCGCACCTCGCCGAGGACTACGGGGTCGCCGCCTCCGACATCACCTGGATCACCCAGGACGAGCCGCACGTGCCCGAGGCGGTCGAGCCGTCGTTCGTGCACCGCACCCTCGAGCGCCCCCTCGTCGACGCGCTGCGCGACGGCGAGATCGACGCGGCGATCCTCGGCAACGACCTGCCGAGCGGCGACGAGTGGGTGCCGGTCATCGACCACGCCGCCGACCGCGACCACGCGTGGGCGC is from Frondihabitans australicus and encodes:
- a CDS encoding aldo/keto reductase, translating into MKTRTLGPNRLEVSAVGLGCMTMTGGYGQDPDRGEMLGLLRSALDLGVTFFDTAEIYGLHANEELVGEGLAADLDRVVIATKFANHIDPDTRRVTGRMLRPDEVATAVEGSLTRLGVDAIDLYYQHRVNPDYPIEEFAGAVGDLIRAGKVKNYGMSEAAADTIRRAHAVTPVAAVQSEYSLWWRRPEEGVLDACRELGIGFVPFSPLGKGFLTGTIDASRTFEPGADLRASIPRFEPAALEQNVALVDGVRAIASERGATPGQVALAWLLTQEPWIVPIPGTTKLARVEENSAAADLELTADEVARLTALSDSIEIVGGRYPDFLEAQTNL
- a CDS encoding amidohydrolase family protein: MTTFTDAHTHVISTDFDAYPRDPIGGKQSTWSEEHPVDVDGLLAAMDAAGVAQAVAVQASTVYGHDNRYLAASVAAHRDRLVGVYSLDAMAPDAVATIQRWQEAGLNGFRLFTTGTTMPGQADWLGHPDSYPAWAYAEEHGIPVCLQMTIDGIPALQKTLERYPGSRVVLDHCARPDLSDGAPYRTSHGLFDLAAFDGVHLKLTHRAIGAAAKGASTVEAFLDALLSTYGSSRLMWGSNFPAADGSLASLVKEGRESLAFLDDADAANVFGGTVRRFYAMAEASANV
- the ligK gene encoding 4-carboxy-4-hydroxy-2-oxoadipate aldolase/oxaloacetate decarboxylase is translated as MNDIGVVRTRITRTDPALVDRLAALDVATVHEAMGRRGLMRPYLRPVYPGARLCGTAVTVLLQPGDNWMMHVAAEQVRPGDVVVAACTTESEDGFFGELLATSMRAHGATGLVVDGGCRDVAELEAMDFPVFSRAVHAKGTVKATLGSVNVPVVCGNALVHPGDVVLADADGVVVIPRAEAAAVADAGEKRRDDEVGKRARLAASELGLDIYSMRGPLEAAGLRYIDDPEDHE
- a CDS encoding carboxymuconolactone decarboxylase family protein, producing MTPSPLASTDPEFWSFYSAFAFGDILEHSSLDEHDRLVYQLAATISVGAVSEFRALLELALDSGVTPVEVKEVAYQAVAYVGIARVVDFLFAINQELAARGIDLPLPGQSKTTPDTRAELGLAKQGEIVGAERLAGMRSAAPADAMHFQEFLAANCFGDYYTRTGFGVRQRELITFALLVALGGADAQVRGHVTANVNVGNTRQNLLDVLTVLVPYIGYPRTLNGLAAVNEVAPASTKES
- a CDS encoding flavin-containing monooxygenase translates to MLDYVRETADEFDVTDRIRFGHRVLRAAWSSDDAVWRTTVVPPGGDERTLTSSFLYVCSGYYDYDEPYDAHLSGLADFAGDVLHPQHWPDGYDVGGRRVVVVGSGATAVSMVPELTRTARSVVMLQRTPSFVLSLPRVDPTSDALRALLPPQAAHRANRTKNALVAFGIYQACRRAPGLARRALTGLAGRALPPGADAGTLFDPPYEPWDQRLCMVPDNDLFEAVGAGAEIVTDTIDTFTRTGIRLTSGRVLEADAIVTATGLAVKPAGGIAVEVDGAPVDIGETWFFRGVLVSGLPNFGLCVGYTNSTWTLRAELSTRFVCRLLKHLDRHGLTVAVPDAPPEGEPPLPLLDLTSGYLARSAHLLPRRAASAPWNLTQNYLRDSFDAVAVPVGRGLTFARTPVRPRGAGQRETVGA
- a CDS encoding NAD(P)-binding protein; amino-acid sequence: METPFDSDYVDVLIVGAGASGIGAACLLQRELPGKTWAIVEARERSGGTWDLFRYPGVRSDSDMFTLSYSFRPWLRPESMA
- a CDS encoding hemerythrin domain-containing protein codes for the protein MVEQTRADDNDVRGWMLVHDQIRGEIRDQSAQLLALRRDDTQAAWALAKWWASFSASLVHHMQSEDHRIWPQLRTLAPEAASALAELEADHSAVLRTLAAVDERTRDLPSLVHAADFDAQRSALVRQLDELGRIVGEHLEREESLVAPLFATRLSPAAWARLEQDMVKGLGAREMADLLPRMLSYAEPSTRYMMLTRRIPAPVRLLNRAVFEPRWRRARAKLPLGS
- a CDS encoding LLM class flavin-dependent oxidoreductase, encoding MHFGIFMPTTNDGYILSKAVPSFTPTVAMNTDIAHVAEETGYTFLLNMSKLRGYGNGDGFWDQSLDPMGLSGLLIPETKTLEIWGSVAAPTLHPSMAARMAATYDDASGGRFVLNVVAGWNKAEYAQMGLWPEGYMESRYDYSREYIRILLELWATGRSNRKSEFFQLDDSLVQPRPAHGVRIVVPGLSAKSQAITAAYADFNFVQGTYEEVKAARAGLLSATAETGRNVDSAALYGVIAAETDDAAIEQFYEICREVDFDNAQGLIVAGQADTVGTASNRLNGLTHDIPEVVFPEDRAAIVYHPALFHPHLVGSYERVAAFFRHLESDGGVGRTVLSFPDFTTDVETFGRRVIPLVNAAAPAPAA
- a CDS encoding SRPBCC family protein, giving the protein MWTTSHTGTTTASPAAVWAMIEALHSGTKIGPESDTFELHGPFAVGTTLTVTPQGQDPMESTITHVEPERVYADVTVYGDITLAFRHDLAPLPGGGTTVTHTLVIDGAGSDSVAPELGPQISADFPAALAELFAAAEHGAPLTDSSESPAAVAPAEA
- a CDS encoding GntR family transcriptional regulator yields the protein MTITAIKGAAGRTHVADAIRRALWAGELVPGQRLVEQDLADQYGVTRNSAREALSDLAADDVVELVPHRGARIRVVSVDEAVQITECRSALERLCARKAAVLATPSQRAALVAVGDGLREAVAQGAVETYSTLNRRLHDLVIEYSGQVVAARQLERLNVQVVRFQFRLAMRPGRPAQSLPQLLSIIDAVVAGDADAADAAAAAQLQSVIDELRATA
- a CDS encoding amidohydrolase family protein, producing MIIDCHGHYTTAPTALGDWRDRQIASLERGETAPDPRSLRISDDEIRESIEANQLRQMDARGIDVTVFSPRASFMAHHVGGFETSSVWAAICNDLCARVVALYPTRFALGAMLPQSPGVDPATCLPELDRAVTELGAVAVNLNPDPSGGHWTSPPLTDRSWYPLYERLVELDVPAMVHVSTSVNPAFHTTGAHYLNADTTAFMQLVEGDLFRDFPTLRLVIPHGGGAVPYHWGRFRGLAQALGKQELREHLLGNVFFDTCVYHQPGIDLLLDVIGHENVLFASEMIGAVRGVDPDTGHHFDDTRRYVEAADLSPEELEAIESGNALRVYPRLAAALQKETA
- a CDS encoding alpha/beta fold hydrolase, with translation MADWGDDEKGGRMRGVVFVHGALVRDGEWWWRPVAERLEAEGGVTSRAVLLPSCGETAAPAGSAGLADDAAALRDTLDEFDEAVVVGHSYGGTVIAEGADHPAVRHLVYISSYLPDTGEAQGGIMADEPDPVRVAMTEDGCVRVDGLDEAAFAARFLNDVPDESVPAEAWSRVVPQGFGAFATPTTGAAWQGRESTALVCLDDMGTSVGLQRRHAARATHAVELPTGHHPFLSRPDLVASELSRILRSL
- a CDS encoding MarR family winged helix-turn-helix transcriptional regulator; translated protein: MARFETAFPESAGSPGLALWRVTNVWQRQIRAALAPFDLTHVQFVLLASLAYLDRAPDLDGVAAPVTQRDLAAHAGTDVMMTSQVVRALEAKGLVTRAKHPGDGRAVALEPTERGVALANQANGAVEAADAAFFGVLPSDDLAGIVRALGALSH